The following coding sequences are from one Brooklawnia cerclae window:
- a CDS encoding GOLPH3/VPS74 family protein: protein MGTSGTLNLAHNVVLLTLDPDSGARRRRGLAAFAAAGALLVDLETAGRIALRDRRVYVVDATPTGDASLDITLALMAASEPRTPARWITRLRERGRLATRLLDELVAAGTIARSPRRMLRASRYPVRDRLLLSRIRDSARKGLTTPATAPVESAALGGFMYSMQLGAAVAPHTRLGERMAAQRTLRRRIWQVDAVARVIAAAQASSA, encoded by the coding sequence ATGGGAACCTCCGGCACCCTGAACCTGGCCCACAACGTTGTGCTCCTGACTCTCGATCCCGACTCCGGCGCGCGCCGGCGGCGGGGCCTGGCGGCCTTCGCAGCGGCAGGCGCGCTGCTGGTCGACCTCGAGACGGCCGGTCGCATCGCTCTGCGTGACCGCCGCGTGTACGTGGTCGACGCGACCCCCACCGGCGACGCCTCCCTGGACATCACCCTGGCGCTCATGGCGGCGAGCGAGCCTCGCACGCCCGCCCGCTGGATCACCCGGTTACGTGAACGCGGCCGTCTGGCCACCCGCCTGCTGGACGAGCTGGTCGCCGCTGGGACGATCGCGCGGTCGCCCCGGCGCATGCTCAGAGCCTCGCGCTACCCGGTGCGGGACCGTCTGCTGCTGAGCAGGATCCGGGATTCGGCCCGCAAGGGCCTGACGACCCCCGCGACCGCCCCCGTGGAATCCGCCGCGCTGGGCGGGTTCATGTACTCGATGCAGCTGGGTGCCGCCGTGGCGCCGCACACCCGGCTCGGCGAGCGCATGGCCGCCCAGCGCACCCTGCGCAGGCGCATCTGGCAGGTGGACGCGGTCGCACGCGTCATCGCGGCTGCCCAGGCCAGCTCGGCCTAG
- a CDS encoding HPr family phosphocarrier protein, with protein sequence MASKIVIVGSAVGLHARPASVIAEAAGQYSDEVTLSVAGGDPVDAASALLIMTLGASKGTEVTVESDDPAAVDRIAGLIQQDLDAS encoded by the coding sequence ATGGCCAGCAAGATCGTCATCGTCGGGTCCGCTGTGGGGCTGCATGCCCGGCCTGCGTCGGTCATCGCCGAGGCAGCCGGTCAGTACAGTGACGAGGTCACGTTGAGCGTGGCCGGCGGGGATCCGGTGGACGCGGCGTCCGCGCTGCTCATCATGACTCTCGGTGCGTCGAAGGGCACCGAGGTCACCGTGGAGTCCGACGACCCGGCCGCCGTCGACCGGATCGCCGGACTCATCCAGCAGGACCTCGACGCGAGCTAG
- a CDS encoding acetyl/propionyl/methylcrotonyl-CoA carboxylase subunit alpha: MTITKLLVANRGEIAVRIIRAARDCGIPSVAAYADSDAGSLFVEMADEAFALNGATPAETYLDQAKLLDIARRAGADAVHPGYGFLSENADFAQAVLDAGLTWIGPPPSAIDTLGDKVKARHIAQQVGAPLVPGTPDPVSSADEVIAFATEHGLPIAIKAAYGGGGRGLKVAHRTDEIAELFDSATREALTAFGRGECFVERYLDRPRHVETQCLADQHGRVVVVSTRDCSLQRRHQKLVEEAPAPFLTDAQETRLREASRAILQAAGYVGAATCEFLVGLDGTISFLEVNTRLQVEHPVSEEVTGWDLVRWQFAIAEGADLPDSDPPVTGHSIEFRINAEDAGRGFMPAPGTLTRWRPPCGPGVRMDEGYRRGMTVPGAFDSLLGKLIITGADRDEAIARARRALGEFLVEGMPTVLPFHERLVDEPAFTAPDGVFGINTNWIETQFSGGIEPYSGELGEPDEQVPSRTVVVEVNGRRVEVKVPAALGTGHGPTKPKRPTRRARSKSVEASGDDLASPMQGTIIKAAAAEGDSVAEGDLVVVLEAMKMEQPISAHRSGIVRDLVPVGTAVASGEVVCRIVDA, encoded by the coding sequence ATGACGATCACCAAGCTGCTGGTGGCCAACCGTGGCGAGATCGCAGTCCGCATCATACGTGCGGCACGGGATTGCGGAATCCCCAGTGTCGCCGCCTATGCCGACTCTGATGCCGGATCCCTGTTCGTCGAGATGGCGGACGAGGCGTTCGCCCTCAACGGCGCCACTCCCGCCGAGACCTATCTCGACCAGGCGAAACTGCTCGACATCGCCCGCCGCGCCGGCGCGGACGCGGTGCACCCCGGCTACGGTTTCCTGTCCGAGAACGCCGACTTCGCACAGGCCGTGCTGGACGCCGGGCTGACCTGGATCGGTCCCCCACCGAGCGCCATCGACACGCTCGGCGACAAGGTGAAGGCGCGGCACATCGCCCAGCAGGTGGGTGCCCCGCTCGTACCCGGCACCCCCGACCCGGTGTCGAGCGCCGACGAGGTGATCGCGTTCGCCACCGAGCACGGCCTGCCGATCGCCATCAAGGCTGCCTACGGCGGGGGCGGTCGCGGGCTCAAGGTCGCCCACCGGACCGACGAGATCGCCGAGCTCTTCGACTCGGCCACCCGCGAGGCGCTCACGGCTTTCGGGCGCGGTGAGTGTTTCGTCGAGCGCTACCTCGACCGGCCGCGGCATGTGGAGACCCAATGCCTCGCCGACCAGCACGGACGCGTCGTCGTGGTGTCGACGCGCGACTGCTCGCTGCAACGCCGCCACCAGAAGCTCGTCGAGGAGGCGCCCGCACCGTTCCTCACCGATGCCCAGGAGACCCGGTTGCGCGAGGCGTCCCGGGCGATCCTTCAGGCCGCCGGGTACGTCGGCGCCGCGACGTGCGAGTTCCTCGTCGGTCTCGACGGCACGATCAGCTTCCTCGAGGTCAACACCCGGCTACAGGTCGAGCACCCGGTCAGCGAGGAGGTCACCGGGTGGGACCTGGTGCGCTGGCAGTTCGCGATCGCCGAGGGAGCCGACCTCCCCGACTCCGATCCCCCCGTGACCGGCCACTCGATCGAGTTCCGGATCAACGCCGAGGACGCGGGCCGCGGCTTCATGCCGGCGCCGGGAACGCTGACACGCTGGCGTCCCCCGTGCGGGCCGGGCGTGCGCATGGACGAGGGCTACCGCCGCGGCATGACCGTGCCCGGCGCGTTCGACTCGTTGCTGGGCAAGCTCATCATCACAGGAGCCGACCGGGACGAGGCCATCGCCCGTGCCCGGCGGGCCCTGGGAGAGTTTCTCGTCGAGGGCATGCCGACCGTGCTCCCCTTCCACGAACGCCTCGTCGACGAGCCCGCGTTCACGGCGCCCGACGGGGTGTTCGGCATCAACACGAACTGGATCGAGACGCAGTTCTCCGGCGGCATCGAGCCGTACTCGGGCGAACTGGGTGAGCCGGACGAGCAGGTGCCCTCGCGCACGGTCGTCGTCGAGGTGAACGGGCGGCGCGTCGAGGTGAAGGTGCCTGCGGCACTCGGCACCGGCCATGGGCCCACGAAGCCCAAGCGTCCCACGAGGCGCGCCCGCTCCAAGAGCGTCGAGGCTTCGGGCGACGACCTGGCCTCGCCCATGCAGGGCACGATCATCAAGGCGGCGGCCGCCGAGGGCGATTCGGTCGCCGAGGGCGACCTGGTCGTGGTGCTGGAGGCCATGAAGATGGAGCAGCCCATCAGCGCACATCGCAGCGGCATCGTCCGCGACCTCGTGCCCGTGGGCACCGCGGTCGCCAGCGGAGAGGTGGTCTGCCGCATCGTCGACGCGTAA
- a CDS encoding 2'-5' RNA ligase family protein, which translates to MSEADWHGHAVLQVAVPELEDWIVARTRHYDAGFVSGDPRFHHAHITVLAPLRSWDAKACARLAAATRPFDYRLERIAVFPDGCIHLPPEPDEPFRALTAAAWRAHPRVIPNGAPDPDPHLTLDRIGPGVDVGSTRVLLGSSIPVACRAVGLELVWYEAGDCHLIDSWPFGGREA; encoded by the coding sequence ATGAGTGAGGCGGACTGGCATGGTCACGCCGTCCTGCAGGTGGCTGTTCCCGAGCTCGAGGACTGGATCGTCGCGCGCACGCGACACTACGACGCGGGGTTCGTCAGTGGTGATCCGCGCTTCCACCATGCGCACATCACCGTGCTGGCACCCTTGCGGTCGTGGGACGCGAAGGCCTGCGCCCGGCTCGCCGCGGCGACCCGGCCTTTCGACTACCGCCTGGAGCGGATCGCGGTGTTCCCCGACGGATGCATCCACCTGCCCCCCGAGCCGGACGAGCCGTTCCGCGCGCTGACGGCGGCCGCCTGGCGGGCTCATCCCCGGGTGATCCCCAACGGGGCTCCCGATCCCGACCCGCATCTGACGCTCGATCGAATCGGACCGGGCGTCGACGTCGGCTCGACGCGCGTACTGCTCGGGAGCTCGATCCCCGTGGCCTGCCGGGCCGTCGGCCTCGAACTGGTCTGGTACGAGGCTGGCGACTGCCACCTGATCGACTCCTGGCCCTTCGGCGGGCGAGAGGCGTGA